The nucleotide window ctcctagtcaatgggaggagctcgtgggtgagaagacttcagaggcatcattgtcccttagtgcccgtaacagcaagcaggcgaagaagaaccaacactaccctcgtctaggccccggtggctacgctggaaagcaagaggtctttaggaagatggacgcagaGACCAAAGCTGTCGGGAATACGGAAGTGCCAAAGTTGAAGCCACACCTTAAACAGTGGATATACGCGAGGAGTGTAGATTCATCTGGTAGTAGCCTCAAGTTTGCTAAGCCGGAGACCGGAGAGGTAGTATCAAAAATACTGAaacttgctgaagacaaggagaagggcgcattcaacccttccagagagagggacgagcttaccgttgccttgggaaaccccgagcacacaggacgcaccagggggctagggaagaggatgtcctggaagcacagattcgtagaggagaggcacatgtacaagaaacatggcagagaccgagagtctaatcttgagcgccaagtgaaggctctagttgaaaagatgttggtggagaaaggactATCTACGATGGAGCCACAGACACCAATGGGGCCGCCCAAAGAACTGGtggtagttggcagccctccggatgttcccagcagtcaaggttccaatgcaaccGGAACCCCCGTCGATCACATACGAGCGCCAACCAGTTGTAAATTGGTGGTTCTGATGGGCAGGCAAAACGtgatcattgaggtggcaacgggcgtggCACATCCTCCGTGCGGCATGTGGCACAATAGGGACATCCCGCAGGATTACACttgggtcgaggtgcataccgtgaagcccgagttcatgacttggaagatagaacaccctactcccaaggggctcgtgttactcggagacgtcatgaaccagttcatcctctggcatagACGGGACATTGTATTGATCGAGTCTTCGCCAACTCCGACTAAAGTTCATCCTCGGGAGTGACCCGTCGAGGACAGGGAGGTATACTCACCGacccatgaccatgaccaccacatgctagagacttctccacctcgtaccgagcaagggcatgatgacatgccacatccttctccacctcgtatcgagcatgggcatgatgacatgccacgtccttctccagctcataccgagcaaaggcatgatgagatgcaacattCTTATCAACAAgcgcaaccgatacatgaacaacaagtgtctcatgaacagcaattgcctcgtgaacagccgatacgtgaagaacaagtggcccctgaagcaggtgatgcacaagttgacaaggacaTGCTCGAATGGGAAGCTcgaaacaaaatcccaatcaagataaggccatcatatgtgggcattaatgacgtctcgtcggtgcacaagtggatgactcatgaccagttcaagcctaagaaccaagtaaaagaatttagagcaccagcttctgaggagggcaccactgaggagggcaccactagcaaactgcacaaagggtttaacaagtatctagctgttgataacctcaaatggtcagatgattgcccggataaatatgaaaaaggcaagaacttcctaccaaaccgagtcatacagtgcttgccacgtggaatgagaaagttccacgattggtacttgcgtgctcagataacagaactagaaatcttacaagcatggatccctgccggcacatttggagccccaggtgggcaaattgccgttgagtttaaggatatccaggcatgcttccacctcggACGAATGGAGATGAATCTGATTCGcatatggtgcctgtaagtccttgccctctcgatatgatatgaatgtaatcttttaattttgttgtaactaacccgcgccgtgatttgtagaatgcaagcggactttgtgaaaaagaggccagctctgaaacacgggtatatagacccttcacctatagcatcaacagattttaattaccctaaagagtggaaactagattgcaacgaactaggagctggaaagacacttaagaagaaagaggacatcaggaacaagaaaatattggaagagtccctcaaggttgcgacatacattgccctatgttttaaaaatctccaacaacacgatgatatatggataccataccacttcaagtaagtttgactgtatacttagctttgttcaaattactttgttcgatgcaaaagagcttatgtgttccttctatgactaaattcatgcagcgatcactggatttgcataggcgtctggctctcacatagcatggcatgggtctttgattcagtgGATTTCTcagtcgagacatacaaagacttcataatgattgtcaagacgtatacatattgacaatcctcagtttagctactatgtttgtatacatacttgtaaggttcaatgtgggatactaacaagttgcatttgctaaaaccattggaacagggcattcaggcactatgtccaggaacataaggggaggcatcatccaaataggaaggaaaagttgtatgtcaaaactctatgtgcggtaagtgtcatttactttggtactccatatattacgtgtctgtcaatagcattacttaacatcttcatatgcaaaacacacagtgccccaagcagaagcctgggagtctacactatggatactacacatgtattatgatgagtaccatcggtggctacaacagaaaccccaatctggtaagtttgaacctcttcgctcgtagtatgaaaagttcacatatgttgtgatatagtaaacctaaacttgttctcttatagttggagaaagataaagacacgagaaggaacccatacaaggatgacgagctcttagagatggtcggtgacctttgcaactttataatggaccagattgtgtatcataaaggcacttaccatcatcttctttccgacttaggtagtaatcctctgtaccaacaccttcgggagactgataggttagccctaggccgttgatgacaatgtggacttgtggtatgatttggatcagactttggaacggtttgaactttgttttgcatgtggacttgtggatatcttaatggactatgttataatgatgggcttcataatggactatgttgtaatgatggacttttgtgaattatgatttgtgatgatgatcttgtgtttgtggatgtatatatgtatatttgtggcggtcagattcgaatttgaattatatatatatatatatatatggtcagatttgaatttgatttttttttgctggaaaatccactgtaggggcggttcttgattgaaccgcccttacaaatacacacagcaggggcggctggtgatacagccgcctTTACAGAAGTACACTACAGGGGCAGctgcccctacagaggcaccctcagtaggaacaccctgggaagggcggctggtgcagccgcccctacagaggctctagagccgcccctacagtaacattctgtagtagtgctctCCACCACCACAACTAACCGTGCAACTGCTTCCTCATCTTCATCCACGGGCCGCGAGGTAAGGGCCTGTACGGCGctagccggctgaagctgttttgttgtgagagaaaaatactatagattctagctaataagccgactgataagttTAAACAAACATGCCCTAACTCTTCTCGATTTCAAGGCCAAGATCCCCTGCCACTCCGGCGTGCTGGACTGGACTCGTGGAACTAGAGCACCCACTACCAGGGTTTTCTCTACGGGTATTTTTAAAATCTCGATGATCACCGATAAATAGAAATATCGGATATATCAGATATTTATCGGCAATAAAAAACTTTCACACAAAATTTATAAAAATTGGTTATTTTTGTCCAGGAAACCATGTATATCATTTtagataaaaaaacaaaaatgaatCCATACTATAACCTATAGTACAAAGAACCCTTTTCACCGCACACGGTCGTCTGGATGATTGGACTATAAACTATATGTCCCTCAGCAACGCTGACATTTTTTCTAGTATATCTGATGGAGGAAAGGTTCCGCTAACCAACTCATTTAGTGGAGAAATGGACTTGGCGAATGACCCATAAACAGAATTTGACTAATCAATACTACCTTTTTTACCGCACTTGCTACTTGgtgcgtgtttagttcgcgaattttagGAACTTGGATACTGtaacactttcatttttatttagcaattagtgttcaatcatggactaattaggctcaaaacgttcatctcgtaatttccaaccaaatggtgcaattagtttttttttcgtctacatttaatctTCCAtacacgtatcacaagattcgatatgatgactACTATAGCACATTTTGagaaactttttgggaactaaacgagCACTTAGATGGAATAATGGCACGCGCGTGCATAGAGCACAAGCACAGCTGCCCAAGTTGTGAAGTGTTGACGCACTCTGCATGCTATTTATGAAACCCTTGACTTCCTGAGCGCACAATGCTACTAGCTACCAGAGGCAAGGAGACCATTCTCTGTACTGGCTCAAATCCCTCCGCACCTAGCAGCCTAGCTATGATGTTCCTCCAGCTGCTTTTGCTGCTCTCCGCCATAGCAACCAACTGTGCAAGTGCAACCGCTACCGCTTCCTTGCCAAACCATAATGGTGACGAGGGAGCTCTTGTGGCTTTCAAGGCTAAGATCACCCGCCACTCTAGCGTCCTGGACTCGTGGAACCAGAGCACCAGCTACTGCAGCTGGGAGGGCGTCACCTGCGGCAGGAGGCACCCGTGGAGGGTGGTAGCCCTGAACCTCAGCTCCCAGGGGCTCGCCGGCAGCATCTCCCCCGCTATCGGCAACCTCACCTTCCTGCGCTTACTTGACCTGAACTACAACAGCCTTCAAGGTGAGATCCCTGCCAGCATCGGCTCCCTCAGGCGCCTCCGACGCCTTTACCTGATGCAAAACACGCTCACTGGTGTCATCCCGAGTAACATCAGCCGCTGCATCAGCCTCCGTGAGATTTTCATCCAACACAACAAAGGCCTGCAGGGAAGCATACCAGCCGAGATTGGCAACATGCCATCGCTCTCAGTTCTACAGCTGTCAAACAACAGCATCACCGGAACTATCCCGTCTTCTCTTACGAACCTTTCCCGGCtgaccatgctatccttggcagcCAACTATCTTGAGGGATCGATCCCTGCAGGCATCGGGAACAATCCGTATCTCGGTTTCCTTCGGCTCACCCTTAATAATCTCTCCGGTCGGCTCCCTCCTTCCCTATTCAACCTGTCATCTCTTTATATCTTTTATGCGGCTTTAAACCAGCTCCATGGCCATCTACCATCTGACCTGGGGAAAAGCCTTCCAAGCATCCAACTGTTTGGGATTGCAGGAAACCGATTTACTAGAGCTCTTCCGCCATCGCTAACCAACCTCTCCAGGCTCCAGCTTCTTGACTTGGGAGTTAATAATTTTACTGGAGTTGTTCCTGCTGAAGATAACATCTTAGAAGCAAACAACGAGGAAGAGTGGGAATTTATTGATTCTTTGGTGAATTGTAGCAGATTAAAGAAACTGGCCATTGGATCGAACAAATTTTCAGGGAAGCTGCCAGGTCTGTTGGTTAATCTGTCTACTAATCTCCAGCGGCTGCAAATTGCCAACACCAACATATCCGGTGCCATCCCACCAGATATAGGAAATTTGGAAGGTCTTGAGTGGCTTGATTTTCGTGAAAACTTACTCACTGGGGTCATTCCTGAAAGCATCGGGAAGCTTACACGATTCCAGGTGCTAGGCCTCGGATCAAACTACCTATTAGGACATCTACCATCCTCCATCGGGAACCTTTCTAGCCTACTTAAACTTTTTGCAGAAGGCAACAGCTTGGAGGGGCCAATTCCACCGACCATTGGAAACTTGAGCAAACTTTTAACCCGAGATCTGTCATATAACAACCTTACTGGCTTGATTCCTAACCAAATTATGGAGCTGCCATCGATCACAATGTTTCTGGATCTGTCCAACAACATGCTGGAGGGACCACTTCCGTTAGAAGTTGGTAGTTTGGTACATTTTGAACAGCTCTTCCTATCAGGAAACAAACTGTCAGGTGAGATACCTGATACTATTGGCAACTGCAGGGTCATGGAAATCCTCTCAATGGATGGCAACTCGTTCCAAGGAAATATATCTGCTACGTTCAAGAACATGGCAGGCTTGACTGTACTTAATTTGATGGACAACAAACTAGATAGAAGCATCCCTGGCAATCTGGCTACCTTTACCAACCTACAGGAGTTGTATCTTGGCCACAACAATTTATCCAGAACAATCCCAGAGCTTTTAGGTAATTCAACATCGCTGCTTTGTCTAGATTTGTCCTACAACAGTTTGCAAGGTGAAGTACCAAAAGGAGGAATTTTCAAAAATTTAACTGGACTATCAATGGTTGGTAACAATGCATTGTGCAGGGCGATACCACAGCTCCATCTGTCAAAATGCTCAAGCTTTCATGCAAGAAAGAATAGCAAAGGCATACCCAAGTTTCTTCTAATAACAATCCCAAAATAGGAAGTCTCATCTTACTTTTTCTGGTTTGGGCTGGATTTTACCACAGAAAGTCCAAGGCAGCACCGAAGAAAGATTTGCCACCACAGTTTGCAGAGATAGAGCTTCCAATAGTTCCGTACAATGATATATTCAAAGTAATAGATGGATTTTCTAAAGCAAATGTGCTTGGAAAGGGAAGATATGGTACAGTATACAAGGGCTCACTAGAAAATCAAGCCATTGTTGTCGCCGTTAAGGTGTTTAATATCCAGCAATTAGGATCCTACAAAAGCTTCCAGGCTGAATGTGAGGCACTAAGAAGAGTGAGGCACCGATGCCTTCTAAAGATCATTACATGTTGTTCTAGCATCAACCACCAGGGTCAAGACTTCAGAGCACTAGTCTTCGAGTTCATGGCTAANNNNNNNNNNNNNNNNNNNNNNNNNNNNNNNNNNNNNNNNNNNNNNNNNNNNNNNNNNNNNNNNNNNNNNNNNNNNNNNNNNNNNNNNNNNNNNNNNNNNNNNNNNNNNNNNNNNNNNNNNNNNNNNNNNNNNNNNNNNNNNNNNNNNNNNNNNNNNNNNNNNNNNNNNNNNNNNNNNNNNNNNNNNNNNNNNNNNNNNNNNNNNNNNNNNNNNNNNNNNNNNNNNNNNNNNNNNNNNNNNNNNNNNNNNNNNNNNNNNNNNNNNNNNNNNNNNNNNNNNNNNNNNNNNNNNNNNNNNNNNNNNNNNNNNNNNNNNNNNNNNNNNNNNNNNNNNNNNNNNNNNNNNNNNNNNNNNNNNNNNNNNNNNNNNNNNNNNNNNNNNNNNNNNNNNNNNNNNNNNNNNNNNNNNNNNNNNNNNNNNNNNNNNNNNNNNNNNNNNNNNNNNNNNNNNNNNNNNNNNNNNNNNNNNNNNNNNNNNNNNNNNNNNNNNNNNNNNNNNNNNNNNNNNNNNNNNNNNNNNNNNNNNNNNNNNNNNNNNNNNNNNNNNNNNNNNNNNNNNNNNNNNNNNNNNNNNNNNNNNNNNNNNNNNNNNNNNNNNNNNNNNNNNNNNNNNNNNNNNNNNNNNNNNNNNNNNNNNNNNNNNNNNNNNNNNNNNNNNNNNNNNNNNNNNNNNNNNNNNNNNNNNNNNNNNNNNNNNNNNNNNNNNNNNNNNNNNNNNNNNNNNNNNNNNNNNNNNNNNNNNNNNNNNNNNNNNNNNNNNNNNNNNNNNNNNNNNNNNNNNNNNNNNNNNNNNNNNNNNNNNNNNNNNNNNNNNNNNNNNNNNNNNNNNNNNNNNNNNNNNNNNNNNNNNNNNNNNNNNNNNNNNNNNNNNNNNNNNNNNNNNNNNNNNNNNNNNNNNNNNNNNNNNNNNNNNNNNNNNNNNNNNNNNNNNNNNNNNNNNNNNNNNNNNNNNNNNNNNNNNNNNNNNNNNNNNNNNNNNNNNNNNNNNNNNNNNNNNNNNNNNNNNNNNNNNNNNNNNNNNNNNNNNNNNNNNNNNNNNNNNNNNNNNNNNNNNNNNNNNNNNNNNNNNNNNNNNNNNNNNNNNNNNNNNNNNNNNNNNNNNNNNNNNNNNNNNNNNNNNNNNNNNNNNNNNNNNNNNNNNNNNNNNNNNNNNNNNNNNNNNNNNNNNNNNNNNNNNNNNNNNNNNNNNNNNNNNNNNNNNNNNNNNNNNNNNNNNNNNNNNNNNNNNNNNNNNNNNNNNNNNNNNNNNNNNNNNNNNNNNNNNNNNNNNNNNNNNNNNNNNNNNNNNNNNNNNNNNNNNNNNNNNNNNNNNNNNNNNNNNNNNNNNNNNNNNNNNNNNNNNNNNNNNNNNNNNNNNNNNNNNNNNNNNNNNNNNNNNNNNNNNNNNNNNNNNNNNNNNNNNNNNNNNNNNNNNNNNNNNNNNNNNNNNNNNNNNNNNNNNNNNNNNNNNNNNNNNNNNNNNNNNNNNNNNNNNNNNNNNNNNNNNNNNNNNNNNNNNNNNNNNNNNNNNNNNNNNNNNNNNNNNNNNNNNNNNNNNNNNNNNNNNNNNNNNNNNNNNNNNNNNNNNNNNNNNNNNNNNNNNNNNNNNNNNNNNNNNNNNNNNNNNNNNNNNNNNNNNNNNNNNNNNNNNNNNNNNNNNNNNNNNNNNNNNNNNNNNNNNNNNNNNNNNNNNNNNNNNNNNNNNNNNNNNNNNNNNNNNNNNNNNNNNNNNNNNNNNNNNNNNNNNNNNNNNNNNNNNNNNNNNNNNNNNNNNNNNNNNNNNNNNNNNNNNNNNNNNNNNNNNNNNNNNNNNNNNNNNNNNNNNNNNNNNNNNNNNNNNNNNNNNNNNNNNNNNNNNNNNNNNNNNNNNNNNNNNNNNNNNNNNNNNNNNNNNNNNNNNNNNNNNNNNNNNNNNNNNNNNNNNNNNNNNNNNNNNNNNNNNNNNNNNNNNNNNNNNNNNNNNNNNNNNNNNNNNNNNNNNNNNNNNNNNNNNNNNNNNNNNNNNNNNNNNNNNNNNNNNNNNNNNNNNNNNNNNNNNNNNNNNNNNNNNNNNNNNNNNNNNNNNNNNNNNNNNNNNNNNNNNNNNNNNNNNNNNNNNNNNNNNNNNNNNNNNNNNNNNNNNNNNNNNNNNNNNNNNNNNNNNNNNNNNNNNNNNNNNNNNNNNNNNNNNNNNNNNNNNNNNNNNNNNNNNNNNNNNNNNNNNNNNNNNNNNNNNNNNNNNNNNNNNNNNNNNNNNNNNNNNNNNNNNNNNNNNNNNNNNNNNNNNNNNNNNNNNNNNNNNNNNNNNNNNNNNNNNNNNNNNNNNNNNNNNNNNNNNNNNNNNNNNNNNNNNNNNNNNNNNNNNNNNNNNNNNNNNNNNNNNNNNNNNNNNNNNNNNNNNNNNNNNNNNNNNNNNNNNNNNNNNNNNNNNNNNNNNNNNNNNNNNNNNNNNNNNNNNNNNNNNNNNNNNNNNNNNNNNNNNNNNNNNNNNNNNNNNNNNNNNNNNNNNNNNNNNNNNNNNNNNNNNNNNNNNNNNNNNNNNNNNNNNNNNNNNNNNNNNNNNNNNNNNNNNNNNNNNNNNNNNNNNNNNNNNNNNNNNNNNNNNNNNNNNNNNNNNNNNNNNNNNNNNNNNNNNNNNNNNNNNNNNNNNNNNNNNNNNNNNNNNNNNNNNNNNNNNNNNNNNNNNNNNNNNNNNNNNNNNNNNNNNNNNNNNNNNNNNNNNNNNNNNNNNNNNNNNNNNNNNNNNNNNNNNNNNNNNNNNNNNNNNNNNNNNNNNNNNNNNNNNNNNNNNNNNNNNNNNNNNNNNNNNNNNNNNNNNNNNNNNNNNNNNNNNNNNNNNNNNNNNNNNNNNNNNNNNNNNNNNNNNNNNNNNNNNNNNNNNNNNNNNNNNNNNNNNNNNNNNNNNNNNNNNNNNNNNNNNNNNNNNNNNNNNNNNNNNNNNNNNNNNNNNNNNNNNNNNNNNNNNNNNNNNNNNNNNNNNNNNNNNNNNNNNNNNNNNNNNNNNNNNNNNNNNNNNNNNNNNNNNNNNNNNNNNNNNNNNNNNNNNNNNNNNNNNNNNNNNNNNNNNNNNNNNNNNNNNNNNNNNNNNNNNNNNNNNNNNNNNNNNNNNNNNNNNNNNNNNNNNNNNNNNNNNNNNNNNNNNNNNNNNNNNNNNNNNNNNNNNNNNNNNNNNNNNNNNNNNNNNNNNNNNNNNNNNNNNNNNNNNNNNNNNNNNNNNNNNNNNNNNNNNNNNNNNNNNNNNNNNNNNNNNNNNNNNNNNNNNNNNNNNNNNNNNNNNNNNNNNNNNNNNNNNNNNNNNNNNNNNNNNNNNNNNNNNNNNNNNNNNNNNNNNNNNNNNNNNNNNNNNNNNNNNNNNNNNNNNNNNNNNNNNNNNNNNNNNNNNNNNNNNNNNNNNNNNNNNNNNNNNNNNNNNNNNNNNNNNNNNNNNNNNNNNNNNNNNNNNNNNNNNNNNNNNNNNNNNNNNNNNNNNNNNNNNNNNNNNNNNNNNNNNNNNNNNNNNNNNNNNNNNNNNNNNNNNNNNNNNNNNNNNNNNNNNNNNNNNNNNNNNNNNNNNNNNNNNNNNNNNNNNNNNNNNNNNNNNNNNNNNNNNNNNNNNNNNNNNNNNNNNNNNNNNNNNNNNNNNNNNNNNNNNNNNNNNNNNNNNNNNNNNNNNNNNNNNNNNNNNNNNNNNNNNNNNNNNNNNNNNNNNNNNNNNNNNNNNNNNNNNNNNNNNNNNNNNNNNNNNNNNNNNNNNNNNNNNNNNNNNNNNNNNNNNNNNNNNNNNNNNNNNNNNNNNNNNNNNNNNNNNNNNNNNNNNNNNNNNNNNNNNNNNNNNNNNNNNNNNNNNNNNNNNNNNNNNNNNNNNNNNNNNNNNNNNNNNNNNNNNNNNNNNNNNNNNNNNNNNNNNNNNNNNNNNNNNNNNNNNNNNNNNNNNNNNNNNNNNNNNNNNNNNNNNNNNNNNNNNNNNNNNNNNNNNNNNNNNNNNNNNNNNNNNNNNNNNNNNNNNNNNNNNNNNNNNNNNNNNNNNNNNNNNNNNNNNNNNNNNNNNNNNNNNNNNNNNNNNNNNNNNNNNNNNNNNNNNNNNNNNNNNNNNNNNNNNNNNNNNNNNNNNNNNNNNNNNNNNNNNNNNNNNNNNNNNNNNNNNNNNNNNNNNNNNNNNNNNNNNNNNNNNNNNNNNNNNNNNNNNNNNNNNNNNNNNNNNNNNNNNNNNNNNNNNNNNNNNNNNNNNNNNNNNNNNNNNNNNNNNNNNNNNNNNNNNNNNNNNNNNNNNNNNNNNNNNNNNNNNNNNNNNNNNNNNNNNNNNNNNNNNNNNNNNNNNNNNNNNNNNNNNNNNNNNNNNNNNNNNNNNNNNNNNNNNNNNNNNNNNNNNNNNNNNNNNNNNNNNNNNNNNNNNNNNNNNNNNNNNNNNNNNNNNNNNNNNNNNNNNNNNNNNNNNNNNNNNNNNNNNNNNNNNNNNNNNNNNNNNNNNNNNNNNNNNNNNNNNNNNNNNNNNNNNNNNNNNNNNNNNNNNNNNNNNNNNNNNNNNNNNNNNNNNNNNNNNNNNNNNNNNNNNNNNNNNNNNNNTTCTAATTTTTTGAagatttatttaatttattttagcaatttaaagagTAAAAGTGTGGTTTATAATTTTTTTCAGGTTAATATACTTTGTTTGCATAAGCTTTTGTGTGAAAAATGATTTTCTAAAATTCAGTTAAGTCACGGTTAGTATTGTTAGATTTTGGAAAATAAAGCCTAAAAATGTTTCAAAACTAGTTCCGAAAATCAGTTCAGTTTTAAGTAGAAAACGTTTTAAAAATGTCTTTCTAAAAATGTTTTAGAAGTATGtttaaaaaagttgaaatttttAAAATAGTTTACAAATATATTCTCAAAATAAGTTTCAAATTTTAGTCTCCATTTTTTAAATGGTATGTTTAGCTTTCAAAATTGGTTCGGAAATGATCTTTTAAAAATATAGtttcaaaaatgattttctaATATGTTTGAGAAACATTAGAGATTTCAAATGGGTTTAAAATTACAATTTTAAAATATAATTAGTTATAAAAGTATGTGAGTTTTCAAACTTAAATTGTTTTAAAATCATTTGGAGAAAAATGGTTAAAAAAATCaatcatatatataaataaaaaaactttctTTTTTGTTCCTTTCGCCCCTCTTTTGGCCTTCTTCAGCTTGTGGCCCATGTCCGGCCCTGCCCCCTTCATCTTTTTTCCAGCACGTAGGTCGCCTCGCGCTGGCGGCCCAGCTAGCACAGCAGCAGGTCCGGCCCGCCTCTTGTGTCTTTCCATTTTCCTTTATTTTAAATACATTCTATAGTAGATAATCCAActgtacactactacagaatggacttgttgtcccgggcggtaacagcctttagtcccggttaccgcgccgggacaacgatcccgggactaaaggtggaacctttagtcccgggtcatcgaaccgggactaaaaagggacctcaccgggactaaaggccctccagccgagcaaacctggcgcaccctttagtcccggttggtaacaccaaccgggactaacggttcaccctttagtcccggttggtaaccccaaccgggactaaaggttccttttctttttcttttttttgtttaatttgttttcagttcagttacacgtgtttgtttaatatataatatgtttttatgtacgtattctacgctgctaatataaatacacgcatgcgtataattacatctaattctcatcttgagcattattatattcgaataaagtatgaaactatatatattatagatatatatatatatgtatatatacaacactttcataatcttgttctcgaaaataacgatatcaataaacatttaatttacatcatttattccttaggatcaaagtagaactcgccgttgggatttagcactttttctagaagatatcccgctattgactcttgaactgctttcagatggtcttttttcgtgacccttcgtttcaaccattcagtcttgcatttgaaataaaaggaaaagtataaatacacatatatgtatatatattcatttaaaaataaataaaaattgatatatacgtactt belongs to Miscanthus floridulus cultivar M001 chromosome 4, ASM1932011v1, whole genome shotgun sequence and includes:
- the LOC136548280 gene encoding putative receptor-like protein kinase At3g47110 produces the protein MMFLQLLLLLSAIATNCASATATASLPNHNGDEGALVAFKAKITRHSSVLDSWNQSTSYCSWEGVTCGRRHPWRVVALNLSSQGLAGSISPAIGNLTFLRLLDLNYNSLQGEIPASIGSLRRLRRLYLMQNTLTGVIPSNISRCISLREIFIQHNKGLQGSIPAEIGNMPSLSVLQLSNNSITGTIPSSLTNLSRLTMLSLAANYLEGSIPAGIGNNPYLGFLRLTLNNLSGRLPPSLFNLSSLYIFYAALNQLHGHLPSDLGKSLPSIQLFGIAGNRFTRALPPSLTNLSRLQLLDLGVNNFTGVVPAEDNILEANNEEEWEFIDSLVNCSRLKKLAIGSNKFSGKLPGLLVNLSTNLQRLQIANTNISGAIPPDIGNLEGLEWLDFRENLLTGVIPESIGKLTRFQVLGLGSNYLLGHLPSSIGNLSSLLKLFAEGNSLEGPIPPTIGNLSKLLTRDLSYNNLTGLIPNQIMELPSITMFLDLSNNMLEGPLPLEVGSLVHFEQLFLSGNKLSGEIPDTIGNCRVMEILSMDGNSFQGNISATFKNMAGLTVLNLMDNKLDRSIPGNLATFTNLQELYLGHNNLSRTIPELLGRYHSSICQNAQAFMQERIAKAYPSFF